Genomic DNA from Rubripirellula tenax:
CTACTTTGTGTCGGCGTGTTCACGTCACTGCTGTTGCTTGAAATTTCGCGACTGACGATCGCACGATGGTCGGCCGCCATCAGCGATCGGACACGGCGAGCGATGCGGATCGCAGCAACGGCGGTCGCATCGGCGATCGTTATTCAGATCGTTGCTCGTATCGCCGCCGCAACACCGCCTGGATCGGCAACCATCGTCTACGTGTTGAACGCCTTCGCTGCGCTGGGGCAAACAGCCGCTTCACCGATGATCCAATGGCTTTCGTTGCCTTGGATCGCGTCGGCGAAATTGGTAATCACTGAATCCTTTTCGCTGACGTCGATTGCTCAGCTCGTGATCGCAATAGCAACGTTACCGATCTCCATGCTCGCGTTTGTCCGAATTGATCATCGCGCCGAGTTTCGCTCGCACATGACCGAACAAAGTCGACTGCGTCGCGGCGAGTACCATCGCGATGAAACGGCCGAGGTCGTTCGTGAATCGACCAGCATCTTTCGATCGACATGGATACTTCGTTACATGGACGCCGATCTGGCATCGTTGCTCGTTCGTCAATGGAACACCGTTCAGCGGTACGCCGGCACGATCGCGTTCAGCTTCTTTGTACCGACGGTTCTTTGCCTATCGCCGCTGGCGACGGGCCGCATCACCGATCAATGGTTCTTTGTCGTTGGCGGAATCGCATTGTGCACGGTGTTGTTAGCACCTCCGGCGCTGCGAATCGACTTTCGTCGCGATCTGCGTCGGATGCTGCTGCTTCGATCCTTGCCAGTGCGTCCGATGTCGATGGTGCTGGGGCAACTCTTGATTCCCGTCATGATCACGTGCACGTTCCAGTGTTTCACGATTGCGGTTGCCGCCGCGTTCACGTTGCCGGGTTGGTCATCGGTGGTGATGTGGACCGGTATGTTGACAGCATTGTCGTTGTTTACGTTCGCGACCGAGAACGCCCTGTTCTTGGCGTTCCCGCATCACGAGCACACCGAGGGCGTCGCGATGATGGTTCGCGCGAAACTGACATTCATCGGCAAAGCAGCCGTGCTGCTAGCATCGTTGATGATGTTGGCGGCATGGGCAGGGTTCTGTGCCAATCATCTACCGCCATCGATCGCGCGATTCACGTTGGTGGTCGGCGCCATCGTTGCAACTTGGGTGTTAGCAATCGCCGCGTTGGTGACTGCGTCGTGGTGCTGGCGACGGTTCGACGTTGCGCTAGACGTTCCGCCGGCATGAGTGCTTGAATCCACGTCGATCTAGGATCGTTGCTCGGCAGCTTCGCGTTCGTAAAGGGCTCGAATTTCATCCAGGTCGACGTCGACAGGTGGCATTTTCGGATCCATTTGCGTCAACGTCTCGTGAACGATCCCGGCAACTGAAGCATCCCGATACCATTTGTTGTCCGCCGGAATGACGAACCACGGTGATTGCTTAGAATTGCACTTCGCGATCGCGTCTTCGTAAGCTTCGCGGTACTGATCCCATTTGTCGCGAGCCGCGTAGTCGCCGGTATTCAGTTTCCAGTGTTTGTCTGGGTTATCAAGTCGTTTCTTAAATCTTTCTAGTTGTTCTTCCGGACTGATGTGAAGAAAGAACTTCAAGATCGTCGTTCCGGCTGCCACCAAGTTTGCCTCGAATTGGTTGATGATTTCGTAGCGTTCGTTCCAGATTTTTTTGGGCACTAGATCCTCGACGCGAACCACGAGCACGTCCTCGTAGTGCGATCGGTTAAAAATCGAAACCATCCCCGTCGCAGGCGTACATTGGTGGATACGCCACAGAAAGTCATGGGCTCGCTCGATTTCCGATGGCACCTTGAACGGATAGGTACGGCAACCTTGCGGATTCATCTGACCAAGTACCTTGCGGATCAGTCCGTCCTTGCCGGCCGCATCGGGTGCCTGAAGCACGATCAAGAGCGACTGTTTTTGCTCGACGAACATCCGATACTGCAGATCGCGAATCTTTTCGTTGCGATCGGCTGTGAACTCAACCGCCTCGGCCTTGTTCTTGAACGGTCCGCCCTGTTTCGTTTCGATGGACTTCAATTTGACCGATTTACCGGGTTCGATTTGGTGAAGTTTCTTAAAGTCCATGGCCGTCTTTTCGAAGCGAATGGGGAGATGGTCGCGCGCGCCAGCGCATCGGAAAACCTGAGTTTATCGACTTCGACCGACGGGGTCGACTTGGCACCCACGATCAAAACGAGTCGTTTGTTCGACACAGAGAACGCGTTCTTGCATCCGGGGAAGCCAAATAGGAATCGAAACGTAGTAAGCTGGGCGGATCGAACGAATCGACTCCGTCCCATCACGACTAACTCCAGATAGCTGACCATGGCATTTCACTTGCTGGCAACGGTTGCCGAAGACGCGACTCTTGCAAGCACCGTATTCACTGCGGTCAGCGCGATCGCGATTCTCCTGGTTCTGATTTTGTGGGCAAAGGTTCACGCGTTTGTTGCCTTGATCCTGGCCAGTTACTACGTCGGGCTGATGTCAGGTATGGACCTGCTGACCATCAACGACAGTATCAAGTCGGGTATGGGAGGGATCCTCGGGTTCGTGGCAACCGTGGTGGGATTGGGGGCCATTTTCGGAAAACTGCTCGAAGCCTCCGGTGGTGCCGAGGCGCTGGCGTACACGCTGCTGAAGAGGTTTGGCGAAAAGAACGCGACATGGGCGATGGTGATCACAGGTTTCTTGGTTTCGATCCCCGTGTTTCTTGACGTCGCACTGGTGATCATCATCCCCATCGTCTACGCGCTGACTCGGAAGACGGGTAAGCCGGTGCTGTATTATGGGATTCCGCTGTTGGCGGGTTTGGGGGTGACACATACGTTCGTCCCGCCGACTCCGGGACCGATCATGGTGGCGGAACAATTGGGTGCGAACATGGGCCTGGTCATCCTGTACGGCGTGTTGATCGGCTTTCCGACGGCCGTACTGGCCGGACCGGTCTTTGGCAGTTTCGTTTCGAAGAATATCACCAAGGGAATTCCGGAAGAGTTTTCCATCGAACATCTCGCCAAGAAATTTGCCGACGAAGATCTTCCGTCGTTCACCCGCGTCTTCATGGTTCTGTTGTTGCCAATCGTCTTGATTCTGATCCAAGCGGTGGCGTCGGAGGTCTATAAACCCGCCAAGACCATGGTCGTCGTTTCGTCATCGGCAACCCAGCAATCGGCGGCAAGCATTGACCAGCCACGCTTGTCGGTCATCGAGTCGGGCGACGGCTACCAAATCGAACTGATCGATCACGTCGGTGGTAACTTGGCGGTTCACACGTCAACGCTTTCCGAAGACAAAGCGGCCGACGTGTTGGCTCTTGGTGCTCTTGTCAACTCGGTCGACCCCGATGATGCACTGTCACCAGCCGAGCGCGAGCAAATTTTGCAGGCCAGTTTGAAACTGACGGGGTTTTCTGAAAGTATTCCAAAACAGAGTCTGCCTTTGAAGCTGATCTCCTTCGTCGGGCAC
This window encodes:
- a CDS encoding polyphosphate kinase 2 family protein, producing MDFKKLHQIEPGKSVKLKSIETKQGGPFKNKAEAVEFTADRNEKIRDLQYRMFVEQKQSLLIVLQAPDAAGKDGLIRKVLGQMNPQGCRTYPFKVPSEIERAHDFLWRIHQCTPATGMVSIFNRSHYEDVLVVRVEDLVPKKIWNERYEIINQFEANLVAAGTTILKFFLHISPEEQLERFKKRLDNPDKHWKLNTGDYAARDKWDQYREAYEDAIAKCNSKQSPWFVIPADNKWYRDASVAGIVHETLTQMDPKMPPVDVDLDEIRALYEREAAEQRS
- a CDS encoding GntP family permease, with amino-acid sequence MAFHLLATVAEDATLASTVFTAVSAIAILLVLILWAKVHAFVALILASYYVGLMSGMDLLTINDSIKSGMGGILGFVATVVGLGAIFGKLLEASGGAEALAYTLLKRFGEKNATWAMVITGFLVSIPVFLDVALVIIIPIVYALTRKTGKPVLYYGIPLLAGLGVTHTFVPPTPGPIMVAEQLGANMGLVILYGVLIGFPTAVLAGPVFGSFVSKNITKGIPEEFSIEHLAKKFADEDLPSFTRVFMVLLLPIVLILIQAVASEVYKPAKTMVVVSSSATQQSAASIDQPRLSVIESGDGYQIELIDHVGGNLAVHTSTLSEDKAADVLALGALVNSVDPDDALSPAEREQILQASLKLTGFSESIPKQSLPLKLISFVGHPFTALIIAIFAASWFLARKQGFSREQIMELSNSALAPAGIIILVTGAGGVFKQILIDSNVATVMAEAIVQSNINIFVLAFLIAALVRIAQGSATVAMVTTAAIIAPLLPEMSGLSSSDYALLTIAIASGSTVLSHVNDSGFWLVSKFFGLTEKETLMSWTIVETIIGICGFIGALSLSYIL